Proteins encoded together in one Zingiber officinale cultivar Zhangliang unplaced genomic scaffold, Zo_v1.1 ctg134, whole genome shotgun sequence window:
- the LOC122036200 gene encoding noroxomaritidine/norcraugsodine reductase-like has translation MAASHNGILSNRWSLAGSTALVTGGTKGIGFSIVEELAGLGAAVHTCSRNEAELNKCLQDWEKKGFKITGTVCDVSSPADRERLLQDVKAVFDGKLNILVNNAGTGYPKPATLCTADDFKFIMTTNVEAAFHVCQLAHPLLKASGRGSIVFNSSISGIVALEYLSIYGITKGALNQLARSFACEWAKDNIRVNSVAPGAVETPLMKPAFDNKEFVEREAAHVPLGRLGVPEDVAPVVAFLCLPAASYVTGQVIVIDGGRVVNGYY, from the exons ATGGCGGCTTCCCACAACGGCATTTTATCAAACAGATGGTCTCTCGCCGGATCCACGGCTCTCGTCACCGGCGGCACCAAAGGAATCGG ATTCTCCATCGTCGAAGAGCTGGCCGGACTGGGAGCCGCAGTCCACACCTGCTCCAGAAACGAAGCCGAGCTCAACAAGTGCCTGCAGGACTgggagaagaagggcttcaagATCACCGGCACCGTCTGCGACGTGTCCTCGCCGGCTGACCGGGAGCGCCTGCTACAGGATGTCAAGGCCGTCTTCGACGGAAAGCTAAACATCCTC GTGAACAATGCGGGAACAGGGTACCCGAAGCCGGCGACGCTGTGCACGGCGGACGACTTCAAATTCATCATGACGACCAACGTCGAAGCGGCTTTCCACGTCTGCCAGTTGGCTCACCCTCTGCTCAAGGCTTCCGGGAGAGGCAGCATCGTCTTCAACTCCTCCATCTCCGGCATCGTCGCTCTCGAGTACCTCTCCATCTACGGCATCACCAAAG GTGCGCTGAATCAGCTTGCGAGGAGCTTTGCTTGCGAGTGGGCCAAGGACAACATTCGCGTGAACAGCGTCGCCCCCGGCGCCGTGGAGACACCGCTGATGAAGCCG GCGTTCGACAACAAGGAGTTCGTGGAGAGGGAGGCAGCGCACGTGCCGCTGGGGAGGCTGGGAGTGCCGGAGGACGTGGCTCCGGTGGTGGCGTTCCTTTGCTTGCCGGCGGCGTCCTACGTCACCGGACAAGTCATTGTGATCGACGGAGGACGCGTTGTGAATGGCTACTACTGA